The Nostoc sp. 'Lobaria pulmonaria (5183) cyanobiont' DNA window ACCTTTGAACTCGGACGTTGAGCTTCTGAACTCGGACGTTGAACCTCTGAACTCGGAAGTTGAACCTTTGAACTCGGACGTTGAGCTTCTGAACTCGGACGTTGAACCTTTGAACTCGGACGTTGAACCTTTGAACTCGGAAGTTGAACCTTTGAACTCGGACGTTGAGCTTCTGAACTCGGACGTTGAGCTTCTGAACTCGGACGTTGAACCTCTGAACTCGGAAGTTGAACCTTTGAACTCGGACGTTGAGCTTCTGAACTCGGAATTTTTAAAATTCTAAAAGAACAAGTAAAGATTTTGTTTAAACAAATATAAAATTCAAGCTACATATCACCTTGACAGTGCTATTCCCCACTCCTAACTGTATGCACACCCTTTCGATTCCCACCTGGATTATTCATGTTTCTAGCGTTATTGAGTGGATTGTTGCCATTTGGTTAATCTGGACTTACGGCGAACTCACTAATAACCGCAGCTGGTGGGGATTATCCCTTGCCATGTTACCAGCTTTAGTCAGCGCGATGTGTGCTTGTACCTGGCATTATTTCGACAACGCCGAATCTCTGGAATGGCTGGTAACGCTTCAAGCTACCATGACTTTAGTTGGTAATTTTACGCTTTGGGCAGCCGCGTTTTTGATTTGGCGTTC harbors:
- a CDS encoding DUF2499 domain-containing protein, coding for MHTLSIPTWIIHVSSVIEWIVAIWLIWTYGELTNNRSWWGLSLAMLPALVSAMCACTWHYFDNAESLEWLVTLQATMTLVGNFTLWAAAFLIWRSTQSVNTVEPKPIKSEQ